Proteins from one Rosa chinensis cultivar Old Blush chromosome 7, RchiOBHm-V2, whole genome shotgun sequence genomic window:
- the LOC112178451 gene encoding DELLA protein RGL1 — MANAFFSFTPFDFEIQGGLSPPQLEDYDIEDTVMFNVRKGDHLFGLEDQLGEMNTPSEHGFYLDNNKAKKGVVESHLSKDQNQHHDLDHQQQQQQSKPNFLILDNFNSETVSSQRGFYHANKAGKDHQHHHHQEQQQYSKSSSSNLENFSSFDFTFPSGQVTQPVEDSAWFTHSQIGGSDIVETIKKMQPPQSYLATLELLNSYGSAFKKLRGGRQRNSRIVKGKEIDQNSSYVVSGKQKLSIEEVMRVAGARFVQFSSQGYEYFYMSMHPFGYALSGLCEEETKDVELAHLLLAAAEKVGYQQFERASRLLLQVEWLASFKGTPVQKVVCYFAEALRERIEKETGLYTSKGNEEMSHYVHGLGTNLAFIACHQEVPFHPVLQFAAIQTMIENVANESRIHLIDLEIRFGTQWTGLMEALAEREECPVELLTITAVGVRGKQNIKETGERLTSVAMSLNLPFQFKEVIVSDMQDINDRLFDEIEDDQALVVYAPLVLRTMIARPRCLENLMRVMRNINPSLMVVIEVEANHNSPSFVNRFIDALFYHSAFFDCVETCMTEGKSRVIMEGLLREGIRNIVAAEGSERVARSVKMDVWRAFFASFSMVEMSFSNTSLYQANEIAKEVSCTTLDKNGKCLIVGWKGTPIHSLSAWKFR, encoded by the coding sequence ATGGCAAATGCATTCTTCTCGTTCACACCATTTGATTTCGAAATCCAAGGCGGTTTGAGTCCACCCCAGCTTGAAGATTATGACATAGAAGACACAGTAATGTTCAATGTTCGCAAGGGAGACCATTTGTTTGGTCTAGAAGATCAGTTGGGAGAAATGAATACTCCTTCTGAACATGGTTTCTACCTAGACAACAACAAGGCCAAGAAAGGAGTAGTAGAATCCCATTTGtccaaagatcaaaaccaacaCCATGATCTTGACCACCAACAGCAACAACAGCAATCCAAGCCAAACTTTCTGATTTTGGATAACTTCAACTCCGAGACTGTTTCTTCTCAACGTGGTTTCTATCATGCCAATAAGGCCGGGAAGGATCACCAACACCACCATCACCAAGAACAGCAACAATATTCGAAGTCAAGTTCTTCAAATTTGGAGAATTTCAGCAGCTTTGATTTTACCTTTCCCTCAGGACAAGTTACACAACCAGTTGAAGATAGTGCTTGGTTTACACACAGCCAGATAGGAGGCTCAGACATAGTTGAAACTATCAAGAAAATGCAGCCGCCTCAGTCTTATCTAGCAACACTGGAGCTCCTAAACAGTTATGGAAGCGCCTTCAAGAAGTTGAGGGGGGGAAGACAAAGAAATAGCAGGATAGTTAAAGGCAAAGAAATTGATCAAAACAGCAGCTATGTTGTTAGTGGTAAACAGAAACTATCAATCGAAGAGGTCATGAGGGTTGCTGGAGCAAGGTTTGTGCAATTCTCTAGTCAGGGGTATGAATACTTTTACATGTCTATGCACCCTTTTGGCTATGCACTTTCAGGTCTTTGCGAAGAAGAAACGAAAGATGTAGAACTTGCTCACTTACTCTTAGCTGCAGCAGAGAAAGTAGGGTACCAGCAATTTGAAAGAGCAAGCAGATTACTTCTGCAGGTTGAATGGCTTGCATCCTTCAAAGGCACTCCTGTTCAGAAAGTTGTGTGCTACTTCGCGGAGGCACTTCGTGAGAGGATTGAAAAAGAAACAGGACTCTATACATCTAAGGGAAATGAAGAAATGTCTCATTATGTACATGGTTTGGGGACAAACCTTGCATTCATCGCATGCCACCAAGAAGTCCCTTTCCATCCAGTACTGCAGTTCGCGGCAATCCAAACCATGATAGAAAATGTTGCAAATGAGAGTAGGATCCATTTAATTGATCTTGAAATCAGGTTTGGTACGCAATGGACAGGGTTGATGGAAGCACTAGCAGAACGTGAGGAATGCCCGGTTGAGCTTCTTACTATTACTGCTGTGGGAGTTAGAGGCAAACAGAATATAAAGGAGACAGGGGAGAGGTTGACAAGTGTTGCAATGTCCTTGAACCTACCCTTTCAATTTAAGGAAGTTATTGTTTCAGACATGCAAGACATTAATGACCGTTTATTCGATGAAATTGAAGATGACCAAGCATTGGTTGTGTACGCGCCATTAGTACTGAGGACAATGATAGCAAGGCCTAGGTGCTTGGAGAACTTGATGAGAGTGATGAGAAATATCAACCCTTCTTTGATGGTGGTCATTGAAGTGGAAGCTAACCATAATTCACCATCGTTTGTGAACCGTTTCATTGATGCATTGTTTTACCATAGTGCATTTTTCGATTGCGTTGAAACCTGTATGACAGAGGGGAAGAGTAGGGTGATCATGGAAGGCTTGTTGCGAGAGGGAATCCGGAACATAGTGGCGGCTGAAGGGAGTGAAAGGGTTGCTCGAAGTGTGAAGATGGATGTGTGGAGGGCCTTCTTTGCGAGTTTTAGTATGGTGGAAATGAGCTTTAGTAACACATCATTGTATCAAGCTAATGAGATTGCTAAAGAGGTCAGTTGCACAACACttgataaaaatggaaaatgTCTCATTGTTGGGTGGAAGGGAACCCCAATTCATTCGCTTTCAGCTTGGAAGTTCCGTTGA
- the LOC112178448 gene encoding uncharacterized protein LOC112178448 — protein sequence MANAFFSFSPFDFEIQGGLSPPQLEDYDKDDTLMLNVRKVDHLFGLEDQLGEMNAPSSEHGFCQDNKAKKGVHSNKAGKDHQRHHYQQQQQHFNSSSSNLENFSSFDFTFSSGQGTESVEDGAWFTHSHIGGSDIVETNKKLLPPQSSLATLELPNSYGSAFKRLKGGRQRSSKVVQGKEIDQNSSDVVSGLCEEETNDVELARLLLAAAEKVGYQQFERASRLLLQCEWIASFKGTPVPRVVCYFAKALGERIEKETGLYASKGNEEMSQHVWIAMDRVDGSTERDECPVQLGSSPILPYDT from the exons ATGGCAAATGCATTCTTCTCGTTCTCACCATTTGATTTCGAAATCCAAGGCGGTTTGAGTCCACCCCAGCTTGAAGATTATGACAAAGACGACACATTAATGTTAAATGTTCGCAAGGTAGACCATTTATTTGGTCTAGAAGATCAGTTGGGAGAAATGAATGCTCCTTCTTCTGAACATGGTTTCTGCCAAGACAACAAGGCCAAGAAAGGAGTA CATTCCAATAAGGCCGGGAAGGATCACCAACGCCACCATTAccaacaacagcaacaacatTTCAATTCAAGTTCTTCAAATTTGGAGAACTTCAGCAGCTTTGATTTTACCTTCTCCTCAGGACAAGGTACAGAATCAGTTGAGGATGGTGCTTGGTTTACACACAGCCATATAGGAGGCTCAGACATTGTTGAAACTAACAAGAAATTGCTGCCTCCTCAATCTTCTCTAGCAACACTGGAGCTCCCAAACAGTTATGGAAGCGCCTTCAAGAGGTTGAAGGGGGGAAGACAAAGAAGTAGCAAGGTAGTTCAAGGCAAAGAAATTGATCAAAACAGTAGCGATGTTGTTAGTG GTCTTTGCGAAGAAGAAACGAACGATGTAGAACTTGCTCGCTTACTGTTAGCTGCAGCAGAGAAAGTAGGGTACCAACAATTTGAAAGAGCAAGCAGATTGCTTCTGCAGTGTGAATGGATTGCATCCTTCAAAGGCACACCTGTTCCAAGAGTTGTGTGCTACTTCGCTAAGGCACTTGGTGAGAGGATCGAGAAAGAAACAGGACTTTATGCATCTAAGGGAAATGAAGAAATGTCTCAACAT GTCTGGATCGCAATGGACAGGGTTGATGGAAGCACAGAACGAGATGAATGCCCGGTTCAGCTTGGAAGTTCCCCAATTCTTCCTTATGACACGTAA
- the LOC112175665 gene encoding probable WRKY transcription factor 65 isoform X2, which translates to MIRPKTQASKRKVAHQKNEGPPSDFWSWRKYGQKPIKGSPYPRGYYRCSTSKGCSAKKQVERSKTDASVLIITYTNSHNHRGPHVTSTTKNQSPPPKEAQMQTNSEDDDHDLTAEVPKEDEPEPEPDQDEEQEQERKEASLVLLMRLLPVKERGDLCFTSQH; encoded by the exons ATGATTAGGCCAAAAACCCAGGCATCCAAAAG GAAGGTGGCTCATCAGAAGAATGAAGGGCCTCCTTCTGATTTCTGGTCATGGAGGAAATATGGGCAAAAACCTATCAAAGGATCTCCTTATCCAAG AGGGTACTACAGGTGCAGTACATCAAAGGGTTGTTCTGCCAAGAAACAAGTGGAGAGAAGCAAAACTGATGCTTCTGTGCTCATAATCACCTACACTAACAGCCACAACCATCGAGGTCCTCATGTGACCTCCACCACTAAAAACCAGAGCCCACCACCAAAAGAAGCCCAAATGCAAACCAATAGTGAGGATGATGATCATGATCTTACAGCTGAAGTGCCCAAAGAGGATGAACCAGAGCCTGAGCCAGATCAAGacgaagaacaagaacaagaaaggAAG GAAGCAAGTTTGGTTCTGCTGATGAGACTCCTACCGGTGAAGGAACGG GGCGACTTGTGTTTTACTTCTCAACattag
- the LOC112175665 gene encoding probable WRKY transcription factor 65 isoform X1, which produces MIRPKTQASKRKVAHQKNEGPPSDFWSWRKYGQKPIKGSPYPRGYYRCSTSKGCSAKKQVERSKTDASVLIITYTNSHNHRGPHVTSTTKNQSPPPKEAQMQTNSEDDDHDLTAEVPKEDEPEPEPDQDEEQEQERKEASLVLLMRLLPVKERVLPSLLFVVGGDLCFTSQH; this is translated from the exons ATGATTAGGCCAAAAACCCAGGCATCCAAAAG GAAGGTGGCTCATCAGAAGAATGAAGGGCCTCCTTCTGATTTCTGGTCATGGAGGAAATATGGGCAAAAACCTATCAAAGGATCTCCTTATCCAAG AGGGTACTACAGGTGCAGTACATCAAAGGGTTGTTCTGCCAAGAAACAAGTGGAGAGAAGCAAAACTGATGCTTCTGTGCTCATAATCACCTACACTAACAGCCACAACCATCGAGGTCCTCATGTGACCTCCACCACTAAAAACCAGAGCCCACCACCAAAAGAAGCCCAAATGCAAACCAATAGTGAGGATGATGATCATGATCTTACAGCTGAAGTGCCCAAAGAGGATGAACCAGAGCCTGAGCCAGATCAAGacgaagaacaagaacaagaaaggAAG GAAGCAAGTTTGGTTCTGCTGATGAGACTCCTACCGGTGAAGGAACGGGTGCTGCCCTCTCTTCTATTTGTTGTAGGG GGCGACTTGTGTTTTACTTCTCAACattag
- the LOC112175665 gene encoding probable WRKY transcription factor 65 isoform X3 — MIRPKTQASKRKVAHQKNEGPPSDFWSWRKYGQKPIKGSPYPRGYYRCSTSKGCSAKKQVERSKTDASVLIITYTNSHNHRGPHVTSTTKNQSPPPKEAQMQTNSEDDDHDLTAEVPKEDEPEPEPDQDEEQEQERKGDLCFTSQH, encoded by the exons ATGATTAGGCCAAAAACCCAGGCATCCAAAAG GAAGGTGGCTCATCAGAAGAATGAAGGGCCTCCTTCTGATTTCTGGTCATGGAGGAAATATGGGCAAAAACCTATCAAAGGATCTCCTTATCCAAG AGGGTACTACAGGTGCAGTACATCAAAGGGTTGTTCTGCCAAGAAACAAGTGGAGAGAAGCAAAACTGATGCTTCTGTGCTCATAATCACCTACACTAACAGCCACAACCATCGAGGTCCTCATGTGACCTCCACCACTAAAAACCAGAGCCCACCACCAAAAGAAGCCCAAATGCAAACCAATAGTGAGGATGATGATCATGATCTTACAGCTGAAGTGCCCAAAGAGGATGAACCAGAGCCTGAGCCAGATCAAGacgaagaacaagaacaagaaaggAAG GGCGACTTGTGTTTTACTTCTCAACattag